Proteins encoded in a region of the Mucilaginibacter sabulilitoris genome:
- a CDS encoding vanadium-dependent haloperoxidase, translating to MKCFKIFIAVAGVFLIFSCSNKKKAAKMNDIDVIHQNVDQLTQVIIYDVFTPPVAARIYGYSTLAAYEAVRYANPDYNSITAQLRGFGEPPKPQKDKAYNYSLAATKAFFTVAHKVTFSIDTLKKYESKVFAAYQDNLDDSTYARSMAFGEQIGKYILKRSATDNYPQTRGKPRFLGNDNPGQWHPTPPDYLDGVEFCWGTMHTFAVDTSTNFPLPPPPPFSDDKNSVYFKQNMEVYQQSKNLTKEQIDIAKFWDDNPFVIQHNGHIMFANKKITPGGHWIGITAIACKQTHADIVKTAQAYALTSIALFDAFICGWQVKYDLNYIRPVTVINDKIDQNWLPMLQTPPFPEYPSGHSDISGASAVVLTHLFGDNFAYQDTSDLRYIGMQRHFDSFLKAADETSISRFYGGIHYRNSVDQGAVQGRQVGEFIWKKLKLKK from the coding sequence ATGAAGTGCTTTAAAATATTTATAGCCGTTGCCGGTGTTTTTTTGATCTTTAGTTGTTCAAATAAAAAGAAGGCTGCTAAAATGAACGATATAGATGTAATACATCAAAATGTTGACCAATTGACGCAGGTGATCATATATGATGTTTTTACGCCACCCGTGGCCGCGCGTATATATGGCTATTCAACATTAGCGGCTTATGAAGCGGTGCGTTATGCCAATCCCGATTATAATTCCATTACAGCGCAGTTAAGAGGATTTGGCGAACCCCCAAAGCCGCAAAAAGATAAAGCCTATAACTATTCACTGGCCGCCACTAAAGCTTTTTTTACTGTAGCACACAAAGTTACCTTTTCCATTGATACACTTAAAAAGTATGAAAGCAAGGTGTTCGCGGCGTATCAGGATAATCTTGACGATTCCACCTACGCCCGTTCAATGGCGTTTGGCGAGCAAATTGGTAAATATATATTAAAGCGGAGTGCCACTGATAATTACCCGCAAACCCGTGGTAAACCTCGGTTTTTAGGTAACGATAATCCCGGCCAGTGGCATCCAACGCCGCCTGATTATTTGGATGGGGTTGAGTTTTGCTGGGGTACCATGCATACCTTTGCGGTTGATACCTCCACTAATTTTCCACTGCCACCGCCGCCGCCTTTCAGCGATGACAAAAACAGCGTGTACTTTAAACAAAATATGGAGGTTTATCAGCAAAGTAAAAACCTTACCAAAGAACAAATCGATATTGCTAAGTTTTGGGATGACAATCCGTTTGTGATTCAGCATAATGGCCACATCATGTTTGCCAATAAAAAAATCACCCCAGGCGGTCACTGGATTGGTATTACCGCCATTGCCTGTAAACAAACCCATGCTGACATTGTAAAAACCGCCCAGGCCTATGCGCTTACATCAATAGCTCTTTTTGATGCGTTTATTTGCGGTTGGCAGGTAAAATACGACCTGAATTACATCAGGCCGGTAACTGTTATTAACGATAAGATTGACCAGAACTGGTTACCCATGCTGCAAACACCTCCGTTCCCCGAGTACCCGAGCGGTCATAGTGATATTAGCGGGGCGTCGGCCGTAGTATTAACCCATTTGTTTGGCGATAACTTTGCCTATCAGGATACCAGCGACTTAAGATATATAGGCATGCAGCGTCATTTCGATTCTTTTTTAAAGGCAGCCGATGAAACCTCTATCAGCCGGTTTTACGGCGGCATACATTACCGTAATAGTGTTGATCAGGGCGCGGTTCAAGGCCGGCAGGTAGGTGAATTCATCTGGAAAAAACTAAAACTAAAAAAATAA
- a CDS encoding glycosyl hydrolase family 8, whose protein sequence is MSYCNCRWFNYLLLLLLAGTRVNAQAVLKPFPQHSAYTTGSVKPSHLPQQQLDKQVTTYYDQWKARYVKAGCAKDQYYIWFENKGKECVSEGQGYGMIITALMAGYDKNAQITFDGLYNYYKAHPAKSSPYLMAWAQGANCKDIDRSTATDGDMDIAYSLLLAAKQWGTNGKLNYLREAGIMIAAIMQHEINPKTYAVLLSDAIEHDSKDYFDMRSSDFMPAHFKAFENILKNGKWQKAISNNYQLFSLMQTKYSPDAGIIPDFIKDTYKTPRPAQPNYLESPYDGYYNYNACRVPWRVATDYLLYGDKRSKAITDKINHWIRETTNGNPDNISAGYTLAGNDIKGRYFEALSFIAPFTVSAMVDKGNQQWLNKLWDYLVAFRLKDYDYYDNSIKMLDMIIVSGNYWKP, encoded by the coding sequence ATGAGCTATTGCAATTGCAGGTGGTTTAATTACCTCCTGCTTTTACTTTTAGCAGGCACACGGGTTAACGCGCAAGCGGTATTAAAACCGTTTCCGCAGCATAGCGCATATACTACAGGTTCTGTTAAGCCCAGCCATTTGCCCCAACAGCAACTCGATAAGCAGGTTACCACTTATTATGATCAATGGAAAGCGCGATATGTAAAAGCAGGCTGCGCAAAAGATCAATACTACATTTGGTTTGAGAATAAAGGCAAAGAGTGTGTATCTGAGGGGCAGGGTTATGGCATGATCATTACGGCGCTAATGGCCGGTTATGACAAAAATGCCCAGATCACTTTTGATGGCCTGTACAATTACTATAAGGCACACCCTGCCAAATCATCCCCTTATTTAATGGCCTGGGCGCAGGGCGCAAACTGCAAAGACATTGACCGCAGTACCGCTACCGATGGTGATATGGACATTGCCTATTCTCTGCTGCTTGCCGCAAAGCAATGGGGCACCAATGGAAAGCTCAATTACCTGCGCGAGGCAGGGATTATGATTGCGGCCATTATGCAGCATGAAATAAACCCAAAAACGTATGCTGTTTTGTTGAGCGATGCCATTGAGCACGACAGCAAGGACTATTTTGATATGCGTTCCTCTGATTTTATGCCCGCTCATTTTAAGGCATTTGAAAACATTTTAAAGAATGGTAAGTGGCAAAAAGCTATCAGCAATAACTACCAGCTTTTTAGCTTAATGCAGACTAAATACAGCCCCGATGCCGGCATTATACCCGATTTTATCAAAGACACTTACAAAACCCCCCGCCCTGCGCAGCCTAATTATTTAGAGTCGCCTTATGACGGGTATTATAATTACAACGCCTGCCGGGTTCCCTGGCGCGTTGCAACAGATTATTTGTTGTATGGCGATAAACGCTCAAAAGCCATCACCGATAAAATAAATCATTGGATCAGGGAAACAACTAACGGTAACCCGGATAACATTTCGGCCGGGTATACGCTGGCAGGGAATGATATTAAGGGGCGTTATTTTGAAGCATTAAGTTTTATCGCACCCTTTACGGTATCAGCCATGGTTGATAAGGGCAACCAGCAATGGCTCAATAAATTGTGGGATTACCTGGTTGCTTTTAGGCTAAAGGACTATGATTATTATGACAACAGCATTAAAATGCTGGATATGATCATTGTATCAGGCAATTACTGGAAGCCTTGA
- a CDS encoding flavin monoamine oxidase family protein, with product MNTAEILIIGAGAAGLMAARELANAGKKVIVLEAQERIGGRIQTVYENTSAKHIELGAEFVHGDLPVTLSLLREAGIKYNSASAAMWRYSDGKFTTNEYFIPHWDLLIDKLNKLERDTNIDDFIQKNFPGDKYVALRESVRQFVSGYDTADPKKASCFALRKEWQNEDEDAQHRVEGGYAALMNYLANECKENAGEVYLNSITKDIYHEPGKVSVITGDGTAYHAEKVILAVPLGVLQAGANEKGAMMFHPPIKDHQEAIMQMGFGAVIKIVLEFDEAFWESEQTKAMAGKDLKDMGYMFSGEEIPTWWTQYPERSTVFTGWIGGPYAAAKKDITNDEILLQGLQSISNIFKLGIDELKGILQNWHVINWTAKPFTRGSYAYDTVNAPPARKTLNTPVDNTIFFTGEYLYEGAAMGTVEAALTNGKDVAKRIKKIW from the coding sequence ATGAATACTGCCGAAATATTGATAATAGGTGCCGGGGCTGCCGGTCTGATGGCTGCGCGTGAACTGGCAAACGCGGGCAAAAAAGTTATTGTACTGGAAGCGCAGGAGCGTATAGGTGGCCGTATACAAACAGTTTATGAAAATACATCTGCAAAACATATAGAGCTTGGGGCCGAGTTTGTGCACGGCGACTTACCTGTTACATTGAGTTTGCTCCGCGAAGCCGGCATCAAATACAACTCGGCCTCGGCAGCCATGTGGCGATACAGCGATGGAAAGTTTACCACCAACGAGTACTTTATACCGCATTGGGATCTGCTGATAGATAAACTAAACAAACTGGAGCGGGATACCAATATTGATGATTTTATTCAAAAGAATTTCCCGGGCGATAAATATGTCGCGCTCAGGGAATCGGTAAGGCAGTTTGTATCGGGTTATGATACTGCAGATCCTAAAAAGGCAAGTTGTTTTGCGTTGCGGAAGGAATGGCAAAACGAGGATGAGGACGCCCAGCACCGCGTTGAGGGAGGGTATGCGGCACTCATGAACTACCTGGCCAATGAATGTAAAGAAAACGCCGGCGAGGTGTATTTAAACAGCATCACAAAAGATATCTACCACGAACCGGGTAAGGTTAGCGTTATTACGGGAGATGGAACAGCTTATCATGCAGAAAAAGTAATACTGGCCGTTCCGCTGGGCGTTTTGCAAGCTGGTGCAAATGAAAAAGGAGCTATGATGTTTCATCCACCGATAAAAGATCACCAGGAAGCTATAATGCAAATGGGTTTTGGTGCGGTAATAAAAATAGTGCTGGAGTTTGACGAAGCGTTTTGGGAGAGTGAACAAACCAAAGCCATGGCCGGAAAAGATCTCAAAGATATGGGCTACATGTTTTCAGGGGAGGAAATACCAACCTGGTGGACGCAATACCCTGAGCGTTCAACCGTTTTTACAGGCTGGATAGGGGGGCCTTACGCCGCGGCCAAAAAAGATATTACCAACGATGAAATATTACTGCAGGGCCTGCAATCAATCTCCAATATTTTTAAATTAGGTATAGATGAGCTCAAAGGGATCCTCCAAAACTGGCACGTAATCAACTGGACGGCAAAACCCTTTACCCGGGGCTCGTATGCTTATGATACCGTAAATGCGCCGCCCGCCCGCAAAACACTTAATACACCTGTTGATAACACCATATTTTTCACCGGCGAATATCTTTATGAGGGTGCGGCAATGGGCACCGTTGAGGCTGCCCTAACCAATGGGAAAGATGTAGCCAAAAGGATAAAAAAAATTTGGTAA
- a CDS encoding FG-GAP-like repeat-containing protein has translation MVKKYGLRLNKLRLLFVFGGIVFLAISGCSNNEKGNAINDEEYLAEGKKLATVHCSSCHQLPDPALLDSHTWETGIMPAMAPKLGFTSFMGNYLVSASTAISKEDWYKIIAYYKNRSPKKMLIPKPNAVKDWAIFSLQQPQQTDRKGRQAMTTMVAFNPNDNHIYTGDAGNNLHKWGSSLNPVLVKQFDSPVTDVNFFKTASEPNGAVVTCIGILPPNDALKGELINIDLNSKSEKKNTKLITDSLPRPVKSAYADFNKDGLTDYVSCGFGRNRGGLYLIQQQPNHRFIKKAIKAIPGATQVFTGDFNNDGWPDVACLFAQADEDIWLFLNDKKGGFTSQNLMRFPSVYGSSSFQLIDVNHDGKLDIVYTCGDNNDFSPVFKPYHGVYIFTNQGNWKFKQTYFYHINGCSKAIAADFDHDGDLDIAVIAFFPDFKYYPEEGFTYHEQISPGKFKVHALPINQYGRWIAMDVNDIDHDGYPDIILGNFSFGAKGLMTQKDVEPNWDMYEPFIVLHNKAKK, from the coding sequence ATGGTTAAAAAATACGGGTTGCGTTTAAATAAGTTGCGCTTGCTTTTCGTTTTTGGGGGTATTGTTTTTCTTGCAATAAGTGGTTGCTCCAACAATGAAAAAGGTAATGCCATTAATGACGAAGAATACCTGGCCGAAGGCAAAAAACTGGCGACGGTGCATTGCTCAAGCTGCCATCAATTGCCCGATCCCGCGCTGCTTGACAGTCATACCTGGGAAACAGGTATCATGCCTGCTATGGCACCTAAATTGGGCTTTACGAGTTTTATGGGTAATTACCTGGTTTCGGCAAGTACGGCCATATCTAAGGAAGATTGGTATAAAATTATAGCGTATTATAAAAACAGATCGCCAAAAAAAATGCTGATACCTAAACCTAATGCGGTAAAAGATTGGGCGATATTCAGTTTACAACAACCTCAACAAACGGATCGCAAGGGACGTCAGGCGATGACCACCATGGTAGCTTTCAATCCAAACGATAATCATATTTATACCGGCGATGCCGGTAATAACCTCCACAAGTGGGGCAGCAGTCTGAACCCTGTACTTGTTAAGCAGTTTGATTCTCCCGTTACCGATGTTAACTTTTTTAAAACAGCATCGGAGCCAAATGGTGCTGTTGTAACCTGTATAGGCATATTACCGCCCAATGATGCACTAAAAGGCGAACTGATAAATATTGACCTGAACAGCAAGTCGGAAAAAAAGAATACCAAACTCATTACCGACAGCTTACCACGACCGGTAAAAAGCGCCTATGCTGATTTTAACAAAGATGGCCTTACTGATTATGTATCCTGTGGTTTTGGGCGAAACCGGGGCGGCTTATATCTGATACAGCAGCAACCGAACCATCGATTCATTAAAAAGGCAATTAAAGCCATACCCGGCGCTACACAGGTGTTTACCGGCGATTTTAATAATGATGGCTGGCCCGACGTTGCATGTTTGTTTGCCCAGGCCGATGAAGATATCTGGCTGTTTTTAAATGATAAAAAAGGCGGCTTTACCAGCCAAAACCTGATGCGTTTTCCATCAGTGTATGGTTCGAGCAGCTTTCAGCTTATTGATGTTAATCATGATGGCAAGCTGGATATTGTATACACCTGTGGCGATAATAACGACTTTTCGCCGGTATTTAAACCTTATCATGGGGTATATATTTTTACTAACCAGGGTAACTGGAAATTTAAACAAACTTATTTTTACCATATAAACGGCTGTTCGAAAGCCATTGCTGCTGATTTTGATCATGATGGCGATCTGGATATAGCAGTTATAGCCTTTTTTCCCGATTTTAAATATTACCCCGAAGAAGGTTTTACTTACCATGAGCAAATTAGTCCGGGTAAATTTAAAGTGCATGCCCTGCCCATAAACCAATATGGCCGCTGGATAGCCATGGATGTAAATGACATCGACCATGACGGTTACCCCGATATTATCCTGGGCAATTTTTCATTCGGCGCCAAAGGTTTGATGACCCAAAAAGACGTTGAGCCTAACTGGGATATGTATGAACCTTTTATCGTGCTTCATAATAAAGCTAAAAAGTAG
- a CDS encoding FG-GAP repeat domain-containing protein, with the protein MNFKKCYLISSYILLFVVSLSVITLVNGCKQKDAPPQPYKLTGNVIVDGRNLAQLKCTRCHALVPVNALSKDVWERHVLPYMASFMHISLYGSTYYKRNPADTTGATLQEWLTLVDYYKKAAPDTVLPAKKPIALSADWAGFTLKKPAPVNYDSFTTMVAVNPYTHKLYSADFTNSKLLGWDSNLKPDSLGTLPSPAVSVAFAKDTAGNNAGYFSCVGRLELADFPNGKVVKVNLDAKELNNDQTFVASDLPRPQQTVFADFNKDGLTDMVVCGQGKLKGGVFLLTQNRDHTYNQEPIYNKPGAVQAVAGDFNKDGWLDVMVLTGSGDEGLWQFLNDKKGGFTQRNLLHFPPVNGSSSFQLADMDHDGNTDLIYTCGYNYRDSRRLKPYHGLYIYTNSGNWNFKQRWFYPINGCTKAIAVDFDGDGDLDIATIAFFADMKNMPEEEFIYFEQNKPFDFKPHAIPVSQYGRWMCMDVADQNNDGKPDIILGNYSSGFMFIPDFKPSWNKKLPLIVLENHTGK; encoded by the coding sequence ATGAATTTTAAAAAGTGTTACTTAATATCATCTTATATCCTGTTGTTTGTTGTGTCGCTATCGGTCATAACACTCGTAAATGGCTGTAAACAAAAAGATGCCCCGCCGCAGCCTTATAAGTTAACCGGTAATGTTATTGTCGACGGACGAAACCTGGCACAGTTAAAATGTACACGCTGCCATGCCCTTGTACCTGTAAATGCATTGAGCAAGGATGTTTGGGAAAGACATGTATTGCCGTATATGGCCAGTTTTATGCATATATCGCTCTACGGGTCAACCTATTACAAACGCAATCCGGCAGATACAACCGGCGCTACCCTGCAGGAATGGCTTACCCTTGTTGATTATTATAAAAAAGCCGCTCCCGATACGGTATTGCCGGCTAAAAAGCCAATTGCGTTATCGGCAGATTGGGCAGGTTTTACACTGAAAAAACCGGCGCCCGTAAACTATGATAGTTTTACTACCATGGTAGCCGTGAATCCTTATACCCACAAACTTTACAGCGCCGATTTTACCAATAGTAAGCTGCTTGGCTGGGACAGTAATTTGAAACCAGATTCATTGGGCACCCTGCCTTCGCCAGCGGTAAGCGTAGCATTTGCCAAAGACACTGCGGGTAATAATGCAGGTTATTTTTCATGTGTTGGCCGCCTGGAGCTTGCCGATTTTCCGAATGGTAAGGTAGTAAAGGTAAACTTGGATGCCAAAGAGTTAAATAACGACCAAACCTTTGTAGCATCCGATCTGCCCAGACCGCAGCAAACCGTATTTGCCGATTTTAATAAAGATGGCCTTACTGATATGGTGGTTTGCGGGCAAGGAAAACTTAAAGGTGGTGTTTTTCTATTAACACAAAACCGTGACCATACTTATAACCAGGAACCCATTTATAATAAGCCGGGAGCTGTACAGGCAGTAGCGGGCGATTTTAATAAAGATGGTTGGCTCGATGTAATGGTGTTAACTGGCAGCGGAGATGAGGGGCTGTGGCAATTTTTAAATGATAAAAAAGGTGGATTTACCCAAAGGAATTTATTGCATTTTCCACCGGTAAACGGTTCATCCAGTTTTCAGCTGGCGGATATGGATCATGATGGCAATACCGACCTGATATATACCTGTGGCTATAATTACCGCGATTCGCGCAGGCTAAAGCCTTATCATGGTTTGTATATTTATACCAACAGCGGCAATTGGAATTTTAAACAGCGCTGGTTTTACCCAATAAATGGCTGCACAAAAGCTATTGCTGTTGATTTTGATGGCGATGGCGACCTGGATATTGCTACCATTGCCTTTTTTGCCGACATGAAAAATATGCCTGAAGAAGAGTTTATTTATTTTGAACAAAATAAGCCTTTTGATTTTAAGCCCCATGCCATACCCGTAAGCCAGTATGGCCGCTGGATGTGCATGGATGTTGCCGACCAGAACAATGATGGTAAACCAGATATTATATTGGGTAATTATTCCAGTGGTTTTATGTTTATACCTGATTTTAAACCTTCGTGGAATAAGAAATTACCTTTAATAGTGCTTGAAAATCACACCGGGAAATAA